The Kiritimatiellia bacterium genome includes the window GCGCACGCGGAGATGATCGCGATTACGCAGGCGGCGAGCGCGCTGGGGGATTGGCGCCTGACCGATTGTGTCCTCTATGTGACGAAGGAGCCGTGCCCGATGTGCGCGGGCGCGATTGTGCTGGCGCGAATTCCGATGGTGGTCTGGGGTGCGACAGATCCGTTGCGCGGGGGGGCGATTTCGCGGTTTCAAATTTTTCAAAGCGAGGCGCTCAACCACAGGGTGGATTATCGCGCGGGATTTCTCGAGGAGCCGTGCCTCGAGCTGCTCCAATCGTTTTTCAGAAAGCTTCGCCAGGAGTGAACCGGCAGACAACCGGACCGTTCGAAACTCCGGCGGGGCAGTCAAACACGGGCGCGAAACGTTGAACCGCGGCGTCGGACAGCAGCGCGCCGAAGCGGGTGTTGCGCTGCTGCAGATAGACGCGAAGGCCGTCGGCATCGCGGACCACGCCGCCGGGCGCCCAATTCAGGATGACGGGATGGAGCCGACCGGTGAGATCGATTGCGTTCGGATATCCTTCCGCGAGGAGGAAGCCCGGCGAGTCCGTTGCGATGGCGCCGCCGATCTCCGCCGGCGGGGGTAGGCCGGATTTCAGCGCGTCGCGTTTTTCGGCGAGGATGCGCGCCTCGGATCGGGCTTTGCGCATGGGCGTGGCGACCGAACCGATCATGCCGGAAAGCCACGCCATCAGTCCCAGCAGCACGAGGAACATGAGATAGACGGTGCGGGGCTGTAGGCCGGCCGCCGGATCTGCGCGGTCGCGGAGCCACGAGGCAAAGCAAATGATGAACACGCCTATGCCCACCAGCCAGATCAGGCGCGCGCCGGCGGCCAGGGCGGCGAGGATAGCGCCACCCGAGACCATTTGGAGCAGAGGGGCCGCGAAGACGAGCACGAGCAGCGCCCACACGAAACGGGCGAGAGGCGCGGAACGCAGCTGCGTGGGCATTGCGGCGGCCAGGATAAGCCCGACCGCGCCGAAGAGCATTCCCGGCAAACCGAATGCGGCGTAAACGGAGCCCAGCATCCATTTGGCGCCTCCGAGGAAGCCGAGCTCCGCGGCCGGTTCGAGGATGTCTTCCGACGCGATGGCGGTCAGAGACATAGAAGCGTCCGGCGCCCGGGGAAGCGGCACGCCAACGACCAGTGAATTCCACCAAAAGACAGGGACCAGTAGGATGGTGATCAGGATGGCTCCATTGATGAGACGAATGAAGGCCGGAAACGTTTCGGATTCGTCGGAGGTTGCCGGTGAAACCAGCCAGACGAGTCCCAGGGCCACCCACCAGGCTGCGTATTCCACATGGAAGAGAGAGGCAAGCCCGATCCACCATGCGGCGGACAGGGGCAGGATCTTCACACCTCGTGCGGCTGATGCCGCCGCATTCGCAAAGCCGGCTACAAGAAATGCGGCGGCCGCGGCATCCGGGGCTCCGCGAATTGTGTCGAACAGAAAACCGGCAATAAAAGCGGCCG containing:
- a CDS encoding nucleoside deaminase yields the protein MRTAIRQAERAAALNEVPVGAAIYLGNRLLGQAHNQVEMLKDPTAHAEMIAITQAASALGDWRLTDCVLYVTKEPCPMCAGAIVLARIPMVVWGATDPLRGGAISRFQIFQSEALNHRVDYRAGFLEEPCLELLQSFFRKLRQE